In Deltaproteobacteria bacterium, one DNA window encodes the following:
- a CDS encoding MBL fold metallo-hydrolase translates to MALQVHFLGAGDAFSAGGRHQAGYLVRGSRATALLDCGATTLTALKRDRVDPAIIDVILLSHLHGDHFAGLPYLFLEYTYEAPRQRPLLIAGPPGTEERVDAVYRAAYKELAKRPLPFSLQFVELAPGVPTSVGAFAVEPFRVPHQEHDISLALRVRIDDRVILYSGDTGWTEGLVEWSQGTDLFICECCYYETRVDYHLDYPRLAEHRHRFGCRRLILTHLGREVLARREQITMELANDALVVEV, encoded by the coding sequence ATGGCGCTGCAGGTCCACTTCCTCGGTGCCGGCGATGCATTCTCTGCCGGCGGCCGGCACCAGGCCGGCTATCTCGTGCGCGGATCGCGGGCAACCGCGCTGCTCGACTGCGGCGCCACCACGCTCACGGCGCTGAAGCGCGACCGCGTCGATCCGGCGATCATTGACGTGATCCTGCTCAGTCATCTGCACGGCGATCACTTCGCGGGGTTGCCGTACCTCTTCCTCGAATACACCTACGAGGCGCCGCGCCAACGGCCGCTGCTCATCGCCGGACCGCCGGGCACCGAAGAGCGCGTCGATGCGGTCTACCGCGCGGCCTACAAGGAACTCGCCAAGCGTCCGCTGCCGTTCTCGTTGCAGTTCGTCGAACTGGCTCCGGGCGTTCCGACCAGCGTCGGCGCCTTCGCCGTCGAACCGTTTCGGGTTCCGCACCAAGAGCACGACATCTCCCTCGCGTTGCGGGTGCGAATCGATGATCGGGTGATTCTGTACTCGGGCGACACCGGCTGGACGGAAGGCCTGGTCGAGTGGTCGCAAGGCACGGACCTGTTCATCTGCGAGTGCTGCTACTACGAGACGCGGGTCGACTATCACCTCGACTACCCGCGGCTCGCCGAGCATCGCCATCGCTTTGGCTGTCGCCGGCTGATCCTCACCCACCTCGGCCGCGAAGTGCTCGCCCGCCGCGAGCAGATCACGATGGAACTCGCGAACGACGCGCTGGTGGTGGAGGTCTAG
- a CDS encoding glycosyltransferase family 39 protein, with protein sequence MARKWSRSYGSFLLIGALVLLVYANSLPNGFVFDDHTLVDFNPEVNPAVATAVERRAIEYRPFRIASYVLDRMIGGHRPASYRFGNLVYHAITASVALVTYQQLGFNPATALLAAALFAVHPVQTESVAYISGRRDVLCGLLTLLGFSLYLRWRSERRWGYLALAVIAVVFAALSKEVAAAFPLLVVAYDVTLAPSDRAAGTLAASGRSLWSTAVAAARAQWLLYSAMAVVGVAVGSYFAIFGFPTEQQWWGGTIVTNFLNVALLWVHAAVLLICPVRLLADYSAAAVPVVATIQSPLAWAAVLVLLAVFALSCWLRRRAPLAVFLLWWIAATLLPSSHVIPHHDFFAEHYLYLPLFGFAGLTVLLLSRIGHHLGMTRRHVEWAGVLLVLVYGARTVVRNRDWRDDLTLWKVTAAAAPRNARAHANYGGALLAQYQLDQAEEEFRRSRKIKPLITATSGLIMVDHAKGRFRERDRLVQRLERGSKVSYTNLLSLAGWFLINKEYPLAIDVARAAGRRGNSDERALTIEGWARARSDDLAGACPLFNQAFRENPYSDDARAGRDFCRQHGDRAP encoded by the coding sequence GTGGCGCGCAAGTGGAGTCGTTCCTACGGTTCGTTCTTGCTCATCGGTGCACTGGTGCTGTTGGTGTATGCCAACAGCTTACCCAACGGCTTTGTTTTCGACGATCACACCCTGGTTGACTTCAACCCGGAAGTGAATCCGGCGGTGGCGACGGCGGTCGAGCGCCGAGCGATCGAGTACCGGCCGTTTCGCATCGCGTCCTACGTGTTGGACCGCATGATTGGCGGACATCGGCCGGCGTCGTACCGGTTCGGCAACCTGGTGTACCACGCCATCACCGCCAGCGTGGCGTTGGTGACGTATCAGCAGCTCGGCTTCAATCCCGCGACGGCGCTGCTGGCGGCGGCACTGTTTGCCGTGCATCCCGTGCAAACGGAGTCGGTGGCGTACATCTCGGGCCGGCGCGACGTCCTCTGCGGGCTGCTGACGCTGCTGGGGTTCAGTCTGTACCTCCGATGGCGCAGCGAGCGGCGGTGGGGGTACCTGGCGCTGGCGGTGATCGCGGTCGTGTTCGCCGCGCTGAGCAAAGAAGTCGCGGCGGCGTTTCCGTTGCTCGTGGTGGCGTACGATGTGACGCTGGCGCCGTCGGACCGCGCGGCGGGTACGCTTGCGGCGTCGGGGCGATCGTTGTGGTCGACGGCGGTTGCGGCGGCGCGGGCGCAATGGCTGCTGTACAGCGCCATGGCTGTCGTGGGAGTGGCGGTGGGGAGTTACTTCGCCATCTTCGGGTTTCCGACTGAGCAGCAGTGGTGGGGTGGCACGATCGTTACCAATTTCTTGAACGTGGCCTTGCTGTGGGTACACGCCGCGGTGTTGTTGATCTGCCCGGTGCGATTGTTAGCGGACTACTCCGCGGCAGCCGTGCCGGTGGTTGCCACGATCCAATCCCCGCTCGCGTGGGCCGCGGTGCTGGTGCTGCTGGCGGTGTTTGCGTTGTCATGCTGGTTGCGAAGGCGGGCACCGCTGGCGGTATTCCTGCTGTGGTGGATCGCCGCGACGCTATTGCCGAGTTCGCACGTGATCCCTCACCACGACTTCTTCGCCGAGCACTATCTGTATCTGCCGCTGTTCGGGTTTGCGGGTCTGACCGTGCTGTTGCTCAGTCGGATCGGTCATCACCTCGGCATGACGCGCCGGCACGTCGAGTGGGCCGGCGTGCTGCTCGTGCTCGTGTATGGTGCGCGCACGGTGGTCCGCAACCGCGACTGGCGCGACGATCTCACGTTGTGGAAGGTAACGGCCGCGGCAGCTCCGAGAAATGCGCGGGCGCATGCCAACTATGGTGGTGCGTTGCTGGCGCAGTACCAACTCGACCAGGCCGAGGAAGAGTTCCGCCGCTCGCGCAAGATCAAGCCGCTGATTACGGCGACCTCCGGCCTCATCATGGTCGATCACGCGAAAGGTCGCTTTCGAGAGCGCGATCGACTTGTGCAGCGGCTCGAGCGCGGTTCCAAGGTGTCGTACACCAACCTGCTGTCACTGGCGGGATGGTTTCTGATCAACAAGGAATATCCGCTGGCGATCGACGTGGCACGAGCGGCGGGACGAAGGGGGAACTCGGACGAGCGTGCGCTGACCATCGAAGGCTGGGCGCGCGCGCGTAGCGATGATCTCGCCGGCGCCTGCCCGCTGTTCAACCAGGCATTCCGCGAAAATCCCTACTCCGACGACGCCCGCGCCGGCCGCGACTTCTGCCGCCAGCACGGCGATCGCGCGCCCTAG
- a CDS encoding NAD-glutamate dehydrogenase, translating to MAEFSKAIARLMEERVPAASDPPALRSVLDRMRALLTPIERPFADAFARQLFSKSSLDQLSTGDVQMWAAITVNACRYFVEPSTGAPRVRVFMPEATRDGWEGSSTVVQATMPDRPFIIDTIREGVQAAGGKLHRLLHPVLGVERDRHGALRSIGTPEVVGQHESFVHAEIERVADPAALQAALLGRLAALQLATDDYAAMRTIATKHADALRARTLARPWNEGAEEVAAFLEWLTQKHFVFLGYREYEFSGQGSERRAALRAGSGLGILRDEARSTYATSQRIAPGLRRRLNEPPLLMVSKTNAESPIHRLDRMDYIGLKQIDASGVVNGECRFLGLFTGKAYAEPSSEVPLLRRKLEAILAIAEALPESHDSLAITALFDTIPKEELLGSAAADLADEIAAIRAAEGHDGIRVLCRSDAIARGVFVVVILPSDRFAADLERRVGQKLAQALKGQLLHQRAALDDFERARLHFYVGTPPEVLSSGTGEQLERELGSLLRTWDDRLIEQLRGEMPRTAADQLAAKYLSAFSPRYRATTDTPLAVRDIRCLEVLSTTRTLQVDIFNEPADSSPRFTSIKLYTHDVTLVLSDCLPILENLGLRVFEEDHLDVPLAEVGEVRIHTFLVQDATGNTLDVDRVAGPLSATMLALRAGLVANDLLNSLVLHAGLLWNEVDVLRAYLGHAQQAQVAAHELLIEALTSHPPSAALLFEAFRTKFDPAFNMPARERASGLLPEIERRFFASLDTVESVLHDRILRALWATIAATVRTNFYVPPASERARAGRGTLALKIASAELPHLPRPHPLCEIYVHAVHMCGIHLRGSRVARGGIRLSDRPDDFRTEVLGLMKTQTVKNAVIIPAGAKGGFVVNRRSPAGATPAAIAAAYRSLIGGLLDLTDNIVHGSVVPPPNVVLYDESDPYLVVAADKGTATFSDTANAIAAEYGFWLGDAFASGGSLGYDHKREAITAKGAWESVRQHFRALGRDADSEPLAVIGIGDMSGDVFGNGLLRSRHLRLRAAFNHQHIFLDPDPDPVASFAERERLFALPRSGWNDYTANLISAGGGVHLRAAKTIALSDSVRQMLGVDHDTLNGEELIRALLHMEADLLWNGGIGTYVKAHDEPHAAVGDTANDGVRVDARDLRVRVVGEGGNLGLTQRARIEYALSGGAINTDAIDNSAGVDLSDHEVNLKIALGRPVETGIITSETRNDLLAQLTTDVCNRVLADNVRQARILTIDQVRSRTRLNDFRDLVVQLEAEAQLDRQLERLPERETLRTRRATFLGLTRPELAVVLAYSKLHLHQALLQSTLPDDPFLEHYLRRYFPDAVTERFANAVRAHRLRREIIAVTLGNYLIDAMGMTFAMRIARDTASDLATVAKAWTAVVIIGEAEQVIDQLLLGTPPLTAAADIQSATVLELALDRATKWIIDTQRRDLGIGDLVKAFSMSVGALQTGVGELLSAGERQREQAGRDALVTAGVPDVQADALVRLRRTADLLEIDQIAMDIETPLEVVAEVYYRAVDLADFEWIRQNLLAVAGEDRWDRRASDGLIEALAAIRRQLTRNLLLQRTEGTTVQRCVLEYREQHAAHLERLGRLINDIRSARQPTLSGMVVVVHELERLVGR from the coding sequence ATGGCGGAGTTCTCGAAAGCCATCGCGCGATTGATGGAAGAACGAGTACCGGCAGCGAGCGATCCGCCGGCGCTGCGCTCGGTCCTCGACCGGATGCGCGCGTTGCTGACGCCGATCGAACGTCCGTTCGCCGATGCCTTCGCGCGTCAACTATTCAGCAAAAGTAGCCTCGATCAACTGAGCACGGGTGACGTACAGATGTGGGCCGCCATCACGGTCAACGCCTGCCGCTATTTCGTCGAGCCGAGTACCGGTGCGCCGCGCGTGCGGGTGTTCATGCCCGAGGCGACCCGTGATGGGTGGGAAGGCTCCAGCACCGTGGTGCAAGCCACCATGCCCGATCGGCCGTTCATCATCGACACGATTCGCGAAGGCGTGCAGGCCGCGGGCGGGAAGCTCCACCGATTGCTGCACCCCGTCCTCGGGGTCGAGCGCGATCGCCACGGCGCGCTACGTTCGATTGGCACCCCCGAAGTCGTCGGACAACACGAGTCGTTCGTGCACGCCGAGATCGAGCGGGTCGCCGACCCGGCCGCATTGCAGGCCGCGTTGCTCGGGCGCTTGGCGGCGCTACAACTGGCCACCGACGACTACGCGGCCATGCGCACGATCGCCACCAAGCACGCCGACGCGCTGCGCGCCCGCACCTTGGCGCGGCCGTGGAACGAAGGCGCCGAAGAGGTCGCGGCGTTCCTCGAGTGGCTGACGCAGAAGCATTTCGTGTTTCTCGGCTACCGCGAGTACGAATTCTCCGGACAAGGCAGCGAGCGACGCGCCGCGCTGCGCGCTGGCTCTGGACTTGGCATCTTGCGCGACGAAGCGCGCTCGACCTACGCCACCTCGCAACGGATCGCACCGGGGCTGCGCCGCCGTCTCAACGAGCCGCCGTTGCTGATGGTGTCGAAAACCAACGCCGAGAGTCCCATCCATCGGCTCGACCGGATGGACTACATCGGGCTCAAACAGATCGACGCCTCCGGCGTCGTCAACGGCGAGTGCCGATTCCTCGGCCTGTTCACCGGCAAGGCCTACGCCGAGCCGTCGAGCGAGGTACCGCTGTTGCGGCGCAAGTTGGAAGCCATCCTGGCGATCGCCGAAGCGCTGCCGGAATCGCATGACTCCCTCGCCATCACGGCCCTGTTCGACACGATCCCAAAGGAGGAGCTGCTGGGATCGGCGGCGGCGGATCTCGCCGATGAAATCGCCGCGATTCGCGCCGCCGAAGGGCACGACGGCATCCGCGTATTGTGTCGCAGCGATGCCATCGCGCGCGGCGTCTTCGTCGTCGTCATTTTGCCCAGCGATCGGTTTGCCGCCGATCTCGAGCGCCGCGTCGGGCAGAAACTGGCGCAGGCGCTCAAAGGTCAGCTGCTGCACCAGCGCGCGGCGCTCGACGACTTCGAGCGCGCCCGGCTGCATTTCTATGTCGGCACGCCGCCCGAGGTGTTGTCGTCGGGAACGGGCGAGCAGCTCGAACGCGAGCTCGGCAGCTTGCTGCGGACGTGGGATGATCGCCTGATCGAGCAGCTGCGCGGCGAGATGCCCCGCACCGCCGCCGATCAGCTGGCCGCGAAATACTTGTCGGCGTTCTCGCCGCGCTATCGCGCAACCACTGATACTCCGCTTGCCGTGCGCGACATTCGTTGCCTCGAAGTGCTGAGCACGACCCGCACACTGCAGGTCGACATCTTCAACGAGCCCGCCGACAGCAGTCCGCGCTTCACGTCGATCAAGCTCTACACCCACGACGTGACACTCGTGCTGAGCGATTGTCTCCCCATTCTCGAAAACCTCGGGCTCCGGGTGTTCGAAGAAGACCACCTCGACGTCCCGCTCGCGGAAGTCGGTGAGGTGCGTATTCATACGTTCTTGGTGCAAGACGCCACCGGAAACACGCTCGACGTCGACCGTGTCGCCGGCCCGCTGTCGGCCACCATGCTAGCGCTGCGCGCGGGATTGGTAGCGAACGATTTACTCAACTCGCTGGTGCTCCACGCGGGTTTGCTGTGGAACGAAGTGGATGTCCTGCGCGCCTACCTCGGCCACGCACAACAAGCCCAAGTGGCCGCGCACGAGCTGCTGATTGAGGCGTTGACGAGCCATCCGCCGTCGGCCGCCCTACTCTTCGAGGCCTTTCGCACCAAGTTCGATCCCGCCTTCAACATGCCTGCGCGTGAGCGCGCCAGCGGACTGCTACCCGAGATCGAGCGGCGATTCTTCGCGAGTCTCGACACCGTCGAGAGCGTACTGCACGATCGCATTCTGCGCGCGCTGTGGGCCACGATAGCGGCCACGGTGCGCACCAACTTCTACGTTCCTCCCGCCAGCGAGCGCGCACGGGCCGGCCGAGGCACCCTCGCGCTCAAGATTGCCTCCGCCGAGTTGCCGCACTTGCCGCGCCCGCACCCTCTGTGCGAAATTTATGTCCATGCCGTCCACATGTGCGGCATTCATCTGCGCGGCAGCCGGGTTGCCCGCGGTGGCATCCGACTGAGCGATCGCCCCGACGACTTCCGCACTGAAGTCCTCGGCTTGATGAAGACGCAGACGGTGAAGAACGCGGTGATCATTCCCGCCGGTGCCAAGGGCGGCTTCGTGGTCAACCGGCGCAGCCCGGCCGGCGCCACCCCCGCCGCGATCGCGGCCGCCTATCGCTCGTTGATTGGCGGACTGCTCGATCTCACCGACAACATCGTCCACGGCAGCGTGGTCCCGCCACCGAACGTCGTGCTCTACGACGAATCCGATCCGTACTTGGTGGTGGCGGCCGACAAAGGCACGGCGACCTTTTCCGACACCGCCAATGCGATCGCTGCCGAATACGGCTTTTGGCTCGGCGATGCCTTCGCCTCCGGCGGGAGTCTCGGTTACGACCACAAGCGGGAAGCCATCACGGCGAAAGGCGCGTGGGAATCGGTACGCCAGCACTTCCGCGCACTCGGCCGCGACGCCGATAGCGAGCCGCTGGCGGTGATCGGCATCGGCGACATGAGCGGCGACGTCTTTGGCAACGGCTTGCTGCGCTCACGCCACCTGCGCTTGCGGGCCGCGTTCAACCACCAGCACATCTTTCTCGATCCCGACCCCGATCCCGTCGCGTCGTTCGCCGAGCGAGAGCGGCTGTTCGCCCTCCCCCGGTCGGGCTGGAACGACTACACCGCCAACCTGATCAGCGCCGGCGGCGGCGTGCATCTGCGCGCAGCGAAGACCATTGCGCTGTCGGATTCCGTACGGCAGATGCTCGGCGTCGACCACGACACATTGAACGGGGAAGAACTGATCCGCGCGCTGCTGCACATGGAGGCCGATCTGCTGTGGAACGGCGGCATCGGCACCTACGTCAAGGCCCACGACGAACCGCACGCCGCCGTCGGCGACACCGCCAATGATGGCGTTCGGGTGGACGCGCGCGATCTGCGAGTCAGAGTCGTTGGCGAAGGCGGCAACCTTGGGCTCACCCAGCGCGCCCGCATCGAGTACGCCCTGAGCGGTGGCGCGATCAACACCGACGCGATCGACAACTCGGCCGGTGTCGATCTCTCCGATCACGAAGTGAACCTGAAGATCGCGCTCGGCCGGCCGGTCGAAACCGGCATCATCACGTCCGAGACGCGCAACGATCTCCTCGCCCAGCTCACCACCGATGTGTGCAACCGTGTTCTCGCCGACAACGTACGCCAAGCGCGCATCCTCACCATCGACCAGGTGCGCAGCCGCACGCGGCTCAACGACTTCCGCGATCTCGTCGTTCAGCTCGAAGCCGAAGCGCAACTCGATCGGCAACTCGAACGCCTGCCCGAGCGGGAGACGCTACGCACGCGGCGCGCAACGTTCCTCGGCTTGACGCGGCCCGAGCTGGCCGTCGTGCTCGCGTACAGCAAGCTGCATCTCCACCAAGCGCTGCTCCAATCGACGCTGCCCGACGATCCGTTTCTAGAGCACTACCTGCGCCGTTACTTCCCAGATGCGGTCACCGAACGCTTCGCCAACGCCGTGCGCGCACACCGGCTGCGGCGCGAAATCATTGCTGTCACCCTCGGCAACTACCTCATCGATGCGATGGGCATGACCTTCGCGATGCGGATCGCGCGCGATACCGCGTCCGACCTTGCCACCGTAGCCAAAGCGTGGACCGCGGTCGTGATCATCGGCGAAGCCGAACAGGTCATCGATCAGTTGCTCCTCGGCACTCCGCCATTGACCGCCGCTGCCGACATCCAAAGCGCGACCGTGCTCGAACTCGCACTCGACCGCGCCACCAAGTGGATCATCGACACCCAGCGGCGTGACCTCGGCATCGGCGATCTGGTCAAGGCCTTCTCGATGTCAGTGGGGGCGCTACAAACCGGCGTGGGCGAGCTGCTGTCAGCGGGCGAGCGGCAACGCGAACAGGCGGGCCGCGATGCCCTGGTCACCGCCGGCGTTCCCGACGTGCAAGCAGACGCGCTGGTGCGCTTGCGCCGTACCGCCGACTTGCTCGAGATTGACCAGATCGCGATGGATATCGAGACGCCCCTCGAAGTGGTCGCCGAAGTGTACTATCGAGCGGTCGATTTGGCCGACTTCGAATGGATACGCCAGAATCTCCTCGCGGTGGCGGGCGAAGACCGCTGGGACCGTCGCGCCAGCGATGGCCTGATCGAGGCGCTCGCCGCCATCCGGCGCCAATTGACGCGCAACCTCTTGCTGCAGCGCACTGAAGGGACGACCGTGCAACGCTGCGTCCTGGAGTATCGCGAGCAGCACGCCGCGCATTTGGAGCGGCTCGGCAGGCTCATCAATGACATTCGCAGCGCGCGGCAACCGACGCTCTCCGGGATGGTCGTGGTCGTCCACGAGCTCGAAAGACTGGTTGGCCGCTGA
- a CDS encoding DUF924 domain-containing protein, which produces MPHSVLQFWFEEISPAQWWKVDAEFDRLIVERFSELHGRATRSELFEWRAEPRGRLAEVIVLDQFSRNMYRGDRLAFAADTLALALAQEAVAAKVDLTLTEAERVFMYMPYMHSESRLIHEVAERLFKESGPKSNYDFELRHKAIIDRFGRYPHRNAMLGRQSTEEELAFLAQPGSSF; this is translated from the coding sequence GTGCCCCACTCAGTGCTTCAGTTCTGGTTCGAAGAGATTTCGCCTGCGCAGTGGTGGAAAGTCGACGCGGAGTTTGATCGGCTGATCGTGGAGCGCTTCTCTGAGCTCCATGGTCGAGCAACGCGCTCGGAGTTGTTCGAGTGGCGCGCAGAACCCAGAGGACGACTGGCTGAAGTCATCGTTCTCGATCAGTTCTCCCGGAACATGTACCGAGGCGACCGGCTCGCCTTCGCAGCCGACACATTGGCCTTGGCACTGGCCCAGGAGGCCGTGGCGGCAAAGGTGGACCTCACGCTCACGGAGGCGGAGCGAGTCTTCATGTACATGCCGTACATGCATAGCGAGTCGAGGTTGATCCACGAGGTTGCGGAGCGTCTGTTCAAGGAAAGCGGACCGAAGAGCAACTACGACTTCGAACTTCGACACAAGGCCATCATCGACCGCTTTGGTCGTTACCCGCATCGCAACGCAATGCTCGGGCGCCAGTCCACAGAGGAAGAACTTGCATTCCTGGCTCAGCCCGGGTCTAGCTTCTAG
- a CDS encoding DUF1254 domain-containing protein, with protein MKTTRTQYFIATALLAALAFGAGRTSAQTRSDEQTPETLTTRIGELKYEFGFPTKETSQKLYDEMDFQRACQAYMWSFPAVSFASIKAGLFRDLGATYNDVVLYQDFLDTKSIYLTGNNQTIYAGVQIGLAKDGPVVVEVPAGPTAGVLADLWFETSGVGRLGPDKGQGGKYLLVPPGYKGELPTKGYFITPFKTMDANLFIRGIVIKGDVAGAADMIAKTRLYPYSERANPKPNRVLRVTGKYVNTDEPEGLAYWKLLSEVINNNPVAERDRFFMAMLKPLGIEKGRAFAPDARQQRILEEGARLGHAMAQTTSYESRLAASPAYPGKHWVNVLVLNTMQKTEQESEYYSQLDERLNYFYLGTWPAEAMNLPFPSKGQRYLESFKDKDGNWLDGSKNYKLHVPANVPAEEFWAIIVYDNLTRSMTMNKANHASISSYDKLTFNADGSADLYFGPKAPAGLESNWVDTSASKGWFVWFRFYGPKEPFFNKTWELPDFEKVK; from the coding sequence ATGAAAACCACCCGCACACAATATTTCATCGCTACCGCGCTCCTTGCCGCGCTCGCCTTCGGCGCCGGTCGCACCAGCGCCCAAACCCGCTCCGATGAACAAACGCCCGAGACCCTCACTACCCGGATTGGAGAGCTGAAATACGAGTTCGGCTTCCCCACCAAGGAAACATCTCAGAAGCTCTATGACGAAATGGATTTTCAGCGAGCCTGCCAAGCCTACATGTGGTCATTCCCCGCCGTGAGTTTCGCCTCGATCAAGGCCGGTTTGTTCCGGGATCTGGGAGCGACCTACAACGACGTCGTTCTCTACCAGGACTTCCTCGACACCAAGAGCATCTACCTCACGGGAAATAACCAGACGATCTACGCCGGGGTCCAGATCGGCCTGGCCAAGGATGGGCCGGTCGTGGTCGAGGTCCCCGCCGGGCCCACCGCAGGCGTGTTGGCTGATCTCTGGTTCGAAACATCGGGGGTCGGACGCCTCGGTCCGGACAAGGGCCAGGGCGGCAAGTACCTGCTCGTTCCACCGGGCTACAAAGGTGAGCTGCCGACGAAAGGGTATTTCATCACGCCTTTCAAGACGATGGATGCCAACCTCTTCATTCGCGGCATTGTGATCAAAGGGGACGTGGCAGGAGCCGCCGACATGATCGCGAAGACGCGCCTCTATCCCTATAGTGAGCGTGCCAATCCCAAGCCCAACCGCGTCCTTCGCGTCACGGGCAAATACGTCAACACGGACGAACCCGAGGGGCTCGCGTACTGGAAGCTGTTGTCGGAGGTAATCAACAACAATCCGGTGGCAGAGCGAGATCGCTTTTTCATGGCGATGCTCAAGCCGCTGGGTATCGAGAAGGGCAGGGCGTTTGCGCCGGATGCTCGCCAGCAGCGCATCCTGGAAGAAGGTGCGCGTCTCGGTCATGCCATGGCGCAGACGACCAGCTACGAATCAAGACTGGCCGCTTCCCCGGCCTATCCCGGCAAGCACTGGGTGAACGTGTTGGTGCTCAACACCATGCAGAAAACCGAGCAGGAATCCGAGTACTACAGCCAGCTCGACGAGCGCCTGAACTATTTTTATCTCGGCACTTGGCCAGCCGAAGCGATGAACCTGCCGTTTCCCTCCAAGGGCCAGCGGTATCTGGAAAGTTTCAAGGACAAGGACGGCAACTGGCTGGACGGCTCGAAAAACTACAAGCTGCACGTCCCGGCCAACGTGCCCGCCGAGGAGTTCTGGGCCATCATCGTCTATGACAACCTCACTCGTTCGATGACGATGAACAAGGCCAACCACGCCTCGATCAGTTCCTACGACAAGCTCACCTTTAACGCCGATGGCTCAGCGGACCTCTACTTTGGCCCGAAGGCGCCGGCGGGTTTGGAGAGCAACTGGGTAGATACCAGTGCATCGAAGGGATGGTTCGTCTGGTTCCGCTTCTATGGCCCCAAGGAGCCGTTCTTCAACAAGACATGGGAGCTACCGGACTTCGAGAAGGTCAAATGA
- a CDS encoding glycosyltransferase produces MERESTNFATRARPLRLTLVGPTPPLRGGIAHYTTALVRALRPHHQVQVVGLRRQYPKWFFPGTTEVDRSAVPLAMDADVVVDPLLPTSWPAAARAIAAHQPDAIVMAWWQPALGAVLASFVRYAQRRCSTRVIFLCHNVGAHDATPLDRWLTRYGLRTCDAVIAHSDSDARQVARVHPRARVVRTTHPAYDLPEFGAALDSASARAQLGLAGDVLLFFGLIRRYKGLTDVIAALPRIRQHRDCTLLVAGEFYEPRAHYDAQIEALGLSEHVRLCDAYVPNEQVGVYFSAADMILAPYRRATQSSVVAVAQQFQRPVIVSRVGGLRDMIEEGVTGLSVPPTDPDALATAVLRIYDEGLDTWRARVQQARVTTWAEERDAIERLAAP; encoded by the coding sequence ATGGAACGGGAATCGACGAATTTTGCCACGCGCGCGCGACCGCTGCGGCTGACGCTGGTGGGGCCGACGCCGCCACTCCGCGGCGGCATCGCGCACTACACCACGGCCTTGGTGCGCGCGTTGCGACCGCACCACCAGGTACAAGTCGTCGGGTTGCGCCGGCAGTATCCCAAGTGGTTCTTTCCCGGCACCACCGAAGTGGATCGCAGCGCGGTGCCGCTCGCCATGGACGCCGACGTAGTCGTTGATCCATTGCTCCCAACTTCGTGGCCGGCGGCGGCGCGCGCGATCGCCGCACATCAACCCGATGCGATCGTCATGGCCTGGTGGCAACCGGCGCTCGGTGCCGTGCTCGCGTCGTTTGTCCGCTACGCACAACGTCGGTGCTCGACCCGCGTCATCTTCCTCTGTCACAACGTTGGGGCTCACGATGCCACGCCGTTGGATCGGTGGCTCACGCGCTACGGGTTGCGCACCTGCGACGCCGTGATCGCCCACTCCGACTCCGACGCGCGGCAGGTCGCGCGCGTACACCCACGTGCGCGGGTCGTGCGCACGACGCACCCCGCCTACGATCTGCCCGAGTTCGGCGCCGCGCTCGACTCCGCCAGCGCGCGCGCACAGCTCGGCCTCGCCGGTGACGTGCTGCTCTTCTTCGGCTTGATCCGCCGCTACAAAGGCCTCACCGACGTGATCGCGGCGCTGCCGCGTATCCGCCAGCACCGCGATTGCACACTGCTGGTCGCGGGGGAGTTTTACGAACCGCGCGCGCACTACGACGCGCAGATTGAGGCGTTGGGCCTCAGCGAACACGTGCGGCTGTGCGATGCGTATGTGCCGAACGAGCAGGTCGGCGTGTACTTCTCGGCGGCCGACATGATACTGGCTCCGTATCGGCGAGCGACCCAGAGTTCGGTGGTCGCCGTGGCGCAGCAGTTTCAGCGGCCGGTGATCGTGTCGCGCGTGGGCGGCTTGCGCGACATGATTGAAGAAGGCGTAACCGGTCTCAGCGTGCCGCCCACCGATCCCGATGCGCTGGCCACCGCGGTGCTGCGGATTTATGACGAGGGGCTCGACACCTGGCGCGCCCGCGTGCAACAGGCACGCGTGACCACGTGGGCGGAGGAGAGGGATGCCATTGAACGACTTGCAGCGCCCTGA